A single window of Egibacteraceae bacterium DNA harbors:
- a CDS encoding calcium/sodium antiporter: MSVLAIGAVLAGMAVLVVGAEALVRGASRLAATAGVSPLVIGLTVVAYGTSAPELAVSVRDAISGSGEVAVGNAVGSNIFNVLAILGVSAAVGALVVHRRLVRVDVPLLLAVTVGVWWLAADGRIGSLEGGVLVAGIVVYSVVSYLLGRREPAAVTEEFEQEFGTLPSGEGRTWPVAAGLVGIGLVGLVLGAQLLVSGATSIAEDLGVSQLIIGLTVVAAGTSLPELATSVIATRRGERDIAVGNIIGSNLFNLLAVLGASALAGGGIDVPTGAIMTDLPVTLLVTCIALPALALGLSVARWEGILLLAAYLGYVGYLILDATGNPAAPAGRVWLLASLALLAVAVTVIGLAIERRKDPHRPR, translated from the coding sequence GTGAGTGTGCTGGCGATCGGGGCGGTGCTCGCCGGCATGGCCGTCCTGGTGGTCGGCGCCGAGGCCCTCGTGCGGGGCGCGTCGCGCCTGGCCGCCACCGCCGGCGTGTCCCCGCTCGTCATCGGGCTGACGGTCGTGGCCTACGGCACGAGCGCCCCGGAGCTCGCCGTCAGCGTCCGTGACGCCATCTCGGGCAGCGGCGAGGTCGCGGTCGGCAACGCGGTGGGGTCGAACATCTTCAACGTCCTGGCGATCCTCGGCGTGTCCGCGGCGGTCGGTGCCCTGGTCGTACACCGCCGGCTCGTCCGTGTCGATGTGCCGCTGCTGCTCGCCGTGACCGTAGGTGTCTGGTGGCTGGCCGCTGACGGGAGGATCGGCAGCCTTGAGGGCGGGGTGCTCGTCGCCGGCATCGTCGTGTACAGCGTGGTCTCCTACCTGCTGGGTCGACGCGAGCCGGCTGCGGTGACCGAGGAGTTCGAGCAGGAGTTCGGTACCCTGCCGAGCGGGGAAGGCCGCACGTGGCCCGTCGCCGCCGGCCTCGTGGGCATCGGCCTGGTGGGTCTGGTCCTCGGCGCGCAGCTGCTGGTGTCGGGGGCCACGTCGATCGCTGAGGACCTCGGGGTGTCCCAGCTGATCATCGGGCTGACCGTGGTGGCCGCCGGCACCTCCCTGCCGGAGCTCGCGACCTCGGTCATCGCGACCCGCCGCGGCGAGCGTGACATCGCCGTCGGCAACATCATCGGGTCGAACCTCTTCAACCTGCTGGCCGTCCTCGGCGCGTCGGCGCTGGCCGGTGGCGGCATCGACGTCCCGACCGGCGCGATCATGACCGACCTGCCCGTCACCCTGCTCGTGACGTGCATCGCCCTGCCGGCGCTGGCCCTGGGCCTGTCAGTCGCCCGGTGGGAGGGCATCCTGCTGCTCGCCGCCTACCTCGGCTACGTCGGCTACCTCATCCTCGACGCCACCGGCAACCCGGCCGCACCGGCGGGCCGGGTGTGGCTCCTGGCGAGCCTCGCGCTGCTGGCCGTCGCCGTCACCGTCATCGGGCTGGCCATCGAACGGCGCAAGGACCCCCACCGGCCGCGGTGA
- a CDS encoding formate/nitrite transporter family protein gives MSTPAPTSESDHGGVRDEQLQSAFRQSVDDGQTRLGRSWPNLLATGFIGGIDIGIGVLALLVVEAETGSRVLGALAFGIGFIALTLGRSELFTENFLVPVAAVVAGRSTLRSLLRLWAGTAVANLLGGYVVASLIMGALPGLHETAVKAARFYPELGIGWTSFSLAMVGGMVITVMTWMERGSESEFGRIVAALGAGFLLAATPLNHVIVVSLEMFAALQVGAPFGYAAWAGVAAWAALGNLVGGLLLVTVLRLVQVGGGEISDQRRQAAKDTQSGSAGPRSR, from the coding sequence ATGAGCACTCCTGCACCGACTTCCGAGTCGGACCACGGTGGCGTGCGCGACGAGCAGCTCCAGAGCGCGTTCCGCCAGTCCGTCGACGATGGGCAGACCAGGCTCGGGCGCAGCTGGCCCAACCTGCTCGCGACCGGGTTCATCGGCGGCATCGACATCGGCATCGGCGTCCTGGCCCTGCTCGTGGTCGAGGCGGAGACCGGGTCGCGGGTCCTGGGCGCGCTGGCGTTCGGCATCGGGTTCATCGCCTTGACGCTGGGTCGCAGCGAGCTGTTCACGGAGAACTTCCTCGTCCCGGTCGCGGCGGTGGTCGCCGGCCGGTCGACCCTGCGGTCCCTGCTGCGCCTGTGGGCCGGTACGGCCGTTGCCAACCTCCTCGGGGGCTACGTCGTCGCGAGCCTGATCATGGGTGCGCTCCCCGGTCTGCACGAGACGGCGGTGAAGGCGGCCCGCTTCTACCCCGAGCTCGGCATCGGCTGGACGTCGTTCTCCCTGGCCATGGTCGGTGGCATGGTCATCACCGTCATGACCTGGATGGAGCGGGGCAGCGAATCGGAGTTCGGCCGCATCGTGGCCGCGTTGGGGGCCGGATTCCTGCTGGCCGCAACCCCGCTCAACCACGTGATCGTGGTGTCCCTGGAGATGTTCGCCGCCTTGCAGGTCGGCGCGCCGTTCGGCTACGCGGCGTGGGCCGGGGTCGCGGCGTGGGCGGCGTTGGGCAACCTTGTCGGCGGCCTGCTGCTGGTCACGGTGCTGCGGCTCGTCCAGGTCGGCGGTGGCGAGATCTCCGACCAGCGCCGGCAGGCCGCGAAGGACACGCAGTCCGGGTCGGCGGGCCCGCGCTCTCGCTGA